From the Mesorhizobium koreense genome, the window GCCGCCTATGCGGACGAGGCAGGGGGCAGGCAGGATTGGGAGGAAAAAATCCGTGGCGATTTCGCCGCGTTCTTCCAACAGACCGGAGCGCTGCTCTCATGAGAGAGCCGCTCCCCCATTTTTCGGCCCGGAGGCCGTAAAGGAGATTGCTATGACGATTTTCGGTTCCCGCCGACTGCTTGCCGGCGCCGGACTTGGTGCGGTTTTGTCTCTCCTGGCCGCGACCGCGCTCATCGACGAATCCAACGGTGCCAAGGCCGGTGCAAGCGCCGCCACTGAGCCCGCCGCTGTTTCGGTATCGGTAGCGACGGTGAAGTTGCAGGACGTCACCACATGGCAGGAGTTTTCCGGGCGGCTTGAAGCGGTCGACCGGGTCGATCTGCGGTCACGCGTGGCCGGAGCGATCCAGTCGGTCAACTTCCGCGAGGGCGCGCTCGTCAAGAAAGGCGACGTGCTCGTGACGATCGACCCCGCTCCCTTCGAAGCGACGGTTGCCCAGGCCAGGGCCCAGGTTTCGGCCGCCGAAGCGCGCGTCGAACTCACCAAGCTCGAGCTCGACCGAGGCCGGAAGCTCGTCGAAAGCCGCACCGTCTCCCAGAGCGATCTCGACCAACGCATGAGCGCCTACCATGAGGCGACGGCATCGCTCCGTTCCGCCCAGGCGGCTCTCCAATCGGCGGAACTCGACCTCGGCTATACCGAGATCCGCGCGCCGATATCCGGTCGGATCGGAAAGCTTCAGGTCACGGTCGGCAATCTCGTCGCCGCAGGCTCGGGATCTCCCGTGCTCAGCACGCTCGTTTCCGTGGACCCGATCTATGTGGGCTTCGACGTCAATGAAGGGGTCGTGGCCCGTGTTCTGTCCGAACTTCCGTCCGACCCGTCAGGAGGGCGCGCGACCGAAAGCATTCCCGTAGAGATGGAGATTGATGGAGACGGCGAGCCGGTCCGTGGCCACCTGCAGTTTATCGACAATCGGGTCGATACGGCGAGCGGTACCGTCCAGCTCCGCGCGGTGTTCGACAATCCCGACGGGTTGCTCCTGCCCGGACAGTTCGTAAGGGTGCGCATCGGCCAGCCGAAACCGCAGCCGCAGCTTCTCATCAGCGAGCGTGCCGTCGGAACGGACCAAGACAAGAAGTTCGTCCTCGTCGTCGATCCGCAGAACAAACTCGACTATCGCCAGATCGCTCTCGGCGACTGGGCGAACGGGCTGCGCATCGTCAAGACGGGGCTGAAGCCGGGCGAACGCATCGTCGTCAATGGACTTCAGCACGTGCGCCCCGGCGCGGTCGTCGCGCCGGAGCCGGTCGCAATGGCCTCGGTAGAACAACCGGCTGCAATAGACGTGGCCGAACGCTAGCCATCTGAGCTTTCGGCCGGCTTCCCACCCGTCGGCCGGGAGCGATCCGAATTCCCAACGCGCCAGCATGGCCGGTTTCCGGCCATGCACGGGCCAGTTCGCCCGCCGCACGCGCCAATCAGGGGACGTAACATGAACATTTCCAGATTCTTCATCGATCGACCGGTCTTCGCCGGGGTTCTGTCGGTGCTGATCCTCGTGGCCGGCCTGCTCGGCCTCAACGCCTTGCCGATTTCCGAATATCCCGAAGTCGTGCCGCCTTCGATCGTGGTCAGAGCGCAATATCCCGGCGCCAACCCCAAGGTGATCGCCGAGACGGTGGCGACACCTATCGAGGAAGCGATCAACGGCGTCGAGAACATGCTCTATATGTCGAGCCAGACGACGACCGACGGCCAGATGACACTGACGGTCACCTTCAAGCTCGGCACCGATCCGGACAAGGACCAGCAGCTCGTCCAGAATCGCGTGGCCCAGGCCGAGCCGCGACTGCCGGAAGAAGTGCGCCAGCTCGGCATCACCACGACCAAGAGCTCTCCCGACCTGACCATGGTCGTGCACCTCCTGTCGCCGAACAATCGCTACGACATCACCTATCTGCGCAACTACGCGGTGCTCAACGTCAGGGACCGGATCGCCCGCATCGAGGGCGTCGGCGACGTGCAGGTCTTCGGCTCGGGCGACTATTCCATGCGCATCTGGCTCGATCCGGAAAAGCTCGCCAGGCTCGATCTCGCAGCCAGCGATGTCGTCAATGCCGTCCGCGAACAGAACGTGCAGGCGGCGGCCGGCATCGTCGGTGCCTCGCCTGGCTCGAACGGCCTCGACCTGCAATTGTCGGTCAACGCGCAAGGCCGTCTGCAAACGGCCGAGGAGTTCGGCAACATCATCGTCAAGACGGGAGCGGACGGGCAGGTCACGCGCCTGCGCGACGTGGCGCGCGTCGAACTCGGCGCGGCGAATTATTCGCTACGCTCGCTGCTCGACAACAAGCCCGCGGTCGCCATCGGCATCTTCCAGGCGCCGAATTCCAACGCGATCCAGATTTCCGACAACATCCGCAAAACAATGGATGAACTCCAGCGGACAATGCCGGACGGAGTTAAATACAGCATCGTCTACGACACGACCCAGTTCGTGCGCTCGTCGATCGAGGCCGTCGTGCATACCCTCCTCGAGGCGATTGTGCTGGTCGTCCTGGTGGTCATCCTGTTCCTGCAGACATGGCGCGCCTCGATCATCCCGCTCGTTGCCGTGCCGGTCTCGGTCATCGGCACCTTCGCGGTGATGCATCTCTTCGGCTTCTCCATCAATGCGCTGTCGCTCTTCGGACTGGTGCTGGCGATCGGCATCGTCGTCGACGACGCGATCGTCGTGGTCGAGAATGTCGAGCGCAACATCGAGGCGGGCCTGTCGCCACTCGAGGCGGCGCACCGCGCCATGCGTGAGGTCTCGGGCCCCATCATCGCGATCGCGCTGGTGCTTGTCGCCGTGTTCGCGCCGCTCGCCTTCATCTCGGGCCTGACCGGTCAGTTCTACCGCCAGTTCGCCCTGACGATCGCAATCTCCACGGTGATTTCAGCCTTCAATTCGCTGACATTGTCGCCCGCTCTCGCAGCGCTCCTTCTGCGTGCCCACGATGCGCCGAAGGATTGGCTCACACGTGCAATCGAGCTTCCGCTCGGCTGGTTCTTCCGCGGCTTCAACCGCGCTTTCGGGGCGGGTTCGAAAGCCTATAGCGGCGGCGTGGGGCGGCTCTTGTCGAGAAAGACGCTGGTGATGGGGGTCTATCTCGTCCTCGCCGCCACAACCATCGGCATGTTCAGGACCGTACCCGGCGGTTTCGTGCCGGCGCAGGACAAGCAATACCTCGTCGGCTTTGCACAACTTCCCGACGGGGCGACGCTCGACCGCACAGACAGCGTCATACGCAAGATGAGCGAGATCGCGCTGAAACAGCCGGGCGTCGAGCATGCCGTCGCCTTTCCGGGCCTCTCGATCAACGGATTCACCAACAGCTCCAACGCCGGCATCGTCTTCGTCACGCTGAAGCCGTTTTCCGAGCGCCTCACGCCGGACCTTTCCGGCGGCGCGATCGCGATGCAGCTCAACCAGAAATACGCCGCGCTCCAGGAAGCCTTCATCGCGATGTTCCCGCCGCCACCGGTGCAGGGGCTTGGCACGATCGGCGGCTTCAAGCTCCAGATCGAGGACCGCAACGGCCTCGGCTACAAGGCGCTCGACGACGCGACCAAGGCGTTTCTCGCGAAGGCCTACCAGACGCCGTCGCTCGCCGGACTCTTTTCGAGCTATCAGATCAATGTGCCGCAGCTTTATGCCGATCTCGATCGGACAAAAGCGCACCAGCTTGGCGTCGCCGTCACCGACGTATTCGACACGCTGCAGATCTATCTGGGTTCGCTCTACGTCAATGATTTCAACCGCTTCGGACGGACTTACTCGGTGCGTGCACAGGCGGATGCGCCCTATCGCGGCCGGCCGGACGATATCGGCCGGCTCGAAGTGCGCTCCAAGTCCGGCGAGATGATCCCGCTGTCTGCCTTGATGAAGGTCGAGCCGGCGGCGGGGCCGGAGCGGGTCAATCGCTATAACGGCTTCCTCTCGGCCGATATCAACGGCGGGCCGGCGCCCGGCTATTCTTCCGGCGAGGCGCAGGCCGCCGTCGAAAAGATCGCCGCCGAAACGCTGCCGAAGGGGATCGAGTTCGAATGGACGGATCTCACCTATCAGCAGATCATCGCCGGGAACTCGAGCCTTATCATCTTTCCCCTGGCACTGCTTCTGGTCTTCCTCGTTCTGGCGGCGCAGTATGAAAGTCTCGCGCTGCCCGTGGCGATCATCATGATCGTGCCGATGGGGCTCCTTGCGGCGCTCGCCGGCATCTGGCTCACCCACGGAGACAACAACATCTTCACCCAGATCGGCTTCATGGTGCTTGTCGGCCTCTCAGCCAAGAACGCCATTCTCATCGTGGAATTTGCACGTGAACTGGAGTTTTCCGGCCTAACGTCGAGGGAAGCGGCAATCGAGGCCAGCCGCTTGAGGCTGCGCCCGATCCTGATGACGTCTATGGCTTTCATCATGGGCGTGGTGCCGCTCGTGCTATCGACCGGAGCTGGCGCCGAAATGCGTTCGGCAATGGGTATTGCAGTGTTCGCCGGCATGATCGGCGTGACGGCATTCGGCATCTTCCTCACGCCTGTCTTCTACGTGGTCATGCGGCGGCTGAGCGGAAACCGCCCGCTCAAGCAATCCGGTCAGTCGACGGTGACGGTCCCGGGCGCTCTAACGCCGATCGAAGGAGTTCGAGATTGAAATGGAAGGAGGGGAAACCGCCCGACTGAGGCAGCCGGTCGGTGGACGGTCTGGCAAAGAGCCTCTCGGGACGCCGGCTCGCGCGCATGCGAAACGTTCAGTGATCTCGGGAAGATAAGATGGTGCTGCGAGAGAGGATTGAACTCTCGACCTCCCCCTTACCAAGGGGGTGCTCTACCACTGAGCTACCGCAGCAGGCCGAAGCGCCGCGGACATTTGCCACACCATGCCGGCCATGGCAAGCACGGTTTGGCGAAGCCGCGATCTTGAATTCAGACCGGCGCCGTCACTCCGGTACATGGCGGACGGCGCCGCGCGCGGCGCTCGTCGCCATGGCGGCGTAGGCGCGCAACGCCATCGTGATCTTGCGCTTGCGCTTTTCGGTCGGTTTCCAGGCACCCGCCCCCTTCGCTTCCATCGCCTCGCGGCGGCGCGCCATCTCGGCGTCGTCTATGGCGAGACGGATCTTGCGGGCCGGGATGTCTATCTCGATCGTATCGCCCTCCTGTACAAGGGCGATGGCGCCGCCTTCGGCGGCTTCCGGCGAGACATGGCCGATGGAGAGACCGGAACTGCCGCCGGAGAAGCGGCCGTCCGTGACCAGAGCGCAGGCCTTGCCCAGCCCCTTCGACTTCAGATAGCTGGTCGGGTAGAGCATCTCCTGCATGCCCGGGCCGCCCTTCGGTCCCTCATAGCGGATGAGCACGATGTCGCCCGCGGCCACCTTGCCGCCGAGAATGCCGCTCACCGCCGAATCCTGGCTTTCGAAGATGCGCGCCGGGCCGGAGAATTTCAGGATCGATTCGTCGACGCCCGCCGTCTTTACGATGCAGCCGTCCTCGGCGAGATTGCCGTACAGCACGGCAAGCCCGCCATCCTTCGAGAAGGCGTGTT encodes:
- a CDS encoding efflux RND transporter permease subunit; translation: MNISRFFIDRPVFAGVLSVLILVAGLLGLNALPISEYPEVVPPSIVVRAQYPGANPKVIAETVATPIEEAINGVENMLYMSSQTTTDGQMTLTVTFKLGTDPDKDQQLVQNRVAQAEPRLPEEVRQLGITTTKSSPDLTMVVHLLSPNNRYDITYLRNYAVLNVRDRIARIEGVGDVQVFGSGDYSMRIWLDPEKLARLDLAASDVVNAVREQNVQAAAGIVGASPGSNGLDLQLSVNAQGRLQTAEEFGNIIVKTGADGQVTRLRDVARVELGAANYSLRSLLDNKPAVAIGIFQAPNSNAIQISDNIRKTMDELQRTMPDGVKYSIVYDTTQFVRSSIEAVVHTLLEAIVLVVLVVILFLQTWRASIIPLVAVPVSVIGTFAVMHLFGFSINALSLFGLVLAIGIVVDDAIVVVENVERNIEAGLSPLEAAHRAMREVSGPIIAIALVLVAVFAPLAFISGLTGQFYRQFALTIAISTVISAFNSLTLSPALAALLLRAHDAPKDWLTRAIELPLGWFFRGFNRAFGAGSKAYSGGVGRLLSRKTLVMGVYLVLAATTIGMFRTVPGGFVPAQDKQYLVGFAQLPDGATLDRTDSVIRKMSEIALKQPGVEHAVAFPGLSINGFTNSSNAGIVFVTLKPFSERLTPDLSGGAIAMQLNQKYAALQEAFIAMFPPPPVQGLGTIGGFKLQIEDRNGLGYKALDDATKAFLAKAYQTPSLAGLFSSYQINVPQLYADLDRTKAHQLGVAVTDVFDTLQIYLGSLYVNDFNRFGRTYSVRAQADAPYRGRPDDIGRLEVRSKSGEMIPLSALMKVEPAAGPERVNRYNGFLSADINGGPAPGYSSGEAQAAVEKIAAETLPKGIEFEWTDLTYQQIIAGNSSLIIFPLALLLVFLVLAAQYESLALPVAIIMIVPMGLLAALAGIWLTHGDNNIFTQIGFMVLVGLSAKNAILIVEFARELEFSGLTSREAAIEASRLRLRPILMTSMAFIMGVVPLVLSTGAGAEMRSAMGIAVFAGMIGVTAFGIFLTPVFYVVMRRLSGNRPLKQSGQSTVTVPGALTPIEGVRD
- a CDS encoding efflux RND transporter periplasmic adaptor subunit; translated protein: MTIFGSRRLLAGAGLGAVLSLLAATALIDESNGAKAGASAATEPAAVSVSVATVKLQDVTTWQEFSGRLEAVDRVDLRSRVAGAIQSVNFREGALVKKGDVLVTIDPAPFEATVAQARAQVSAAEARVELTKLELDRGRKLVESRTVSQSDLDQRMSAYHEATASLRSAQAALQSAELDLGYTEIRAPISGRIGKLQVTVGNLVAAGSGSPVLSTLVSVDPIYVGFDVNEGVVARVLSELPSDPSGGRATESIPVEMEIDGDGEPVRGHLQFIDNRVDTASGTVQLRAVFDNPDGLLLPGQFVRVRIGQPKPQPQLLISERAVGTDQDKKFVLVVDPQNKLDYRQIALGDWANGLRIVKTGLKPGERIVVNGLQHVRPGAVVAPEPVAMASVEQPAAIDVAER